A genomic segment from Necator americanus strain Aroian chromosome III, whole genome shotgun sequence encodes:
- a CDS encoding hypothetical protein (NECATOR_CHRIII.G9013.T1): protein MVHFTAVVMRRPKYHYTLVVITILCIVYFLFVKRPTDHTWVTEKESLRPISYGNVNEKSAFIFIGGVPRSGTTLMRAMLDAHPDVRCGEETRIIPRILGLRAQWRKSEKEWNRLQQAGVTNEVIKSAVASFIIQVIAGHGAPAPRLCNKDPFTMKSAAFLSEMFPNAQYIFMIRDGRATVHSIISRKVTITGFDLSDYRQCLTKWNAAISSMNDQCDAVGEKCLKVYYEQLVLHPESQMRRILSFLGLPWNASVLHHEQYIGKDISLSNVERSSDQVVKPINMDALTKWVGAFPEDVVKDMDEIAPMLRKLGYDPHENPPNYGDPDETVAKKTEEIRKHGREWYKRAVSVVNDPARVDKPPES from the exons ATGGTACATTTTACCGCTGTTGTGATGCGGCGACCTAAATACCACTACACTTTAGTCGTTATTACTATTCTATGCATCGTCTATTTCTTATTCGTGAAACG ACCGACTGACCACACATGGGTAACCGAGAAGGAATCATTGCGACCAATCTCCTATGGAAACGTGAATGAGAAATCGGCATTTATCTTCATTG GCGGTGTTCCGCGTTCTGGGACCACGCTAATGCGTGCAATGCTGGACGCACATCCTGATGTGCGCTGTGGCGAGGAGACTCGTATTATTCCCAGAATATTGGGACTTAGAGCGCAGTGgaggaaaagtgaaaag GAATGGAATCGTCTACAACAAGCTGGTGTTACCAATGAAGTCATTAAAAGTGCAGTAGCATCTTTTATTATCCAG GTGATAGCTGGTCATGGCGCTCCTGCTCCTCGATTATGCAATAAGGATCCATTCACAATGAAATCTGCAGCATTTCTGTCGGAAATGTTCCCGAATGCTCAGTATATTTTCATGATTAGAGACGGGAGAGCTACTGTACATAGCATCATATCGAGAAAG GTGACCATCACTGGCTTTGATTTGAGCGACTATCGGCAATGTCTGACCAAGTGGAATGCAGCGATTAGTTCTATGAATGATCAGTGTGATGCAGTTGGAGAGAAATGTTTGAAG GTTTATTATGAACAACTAGTACTGCATCCGGAGTCGCAAATGCGACGCATCTTGAGTTTCCTTGGCCTACCATGGAATGCCAGTGTTCTACATCACGAGCAATACATAGGAAAAGATATTTCCTTGTCAAATGTGGAGAGAAGCTCGGATCAG GTTGTAAAACCAATTAATATGGATGCGTTAACGAAGTGGGTCGGTGCATTTCCTGAAGACGTTGTTAAGGACATGGACGAGATTGCTCCAATGCTCCGCAAGCTAGGTTACGATCCGCACGAAAATCCGCCTAACTACG GTGACCCGGATGAGACAGTTGCGAAGAAAACGGAAGAAATTCGCAAACATGGCCGGGAATGGTATAAGAGAGCTGTTAGTGTTGTCAATGATCCAGCTAGAGTGGATAAACCGCCAGAATCATAG
- a CDS encoding hypothetical protein (NECATOR_CHRIII.G9012.T1), with the protein MLYIGTRASEGRIRGGASKVGMVGLVTGAVEEVQVEPLRNDFHLTRRRGGFQSREVGCVEFLLSLRNPTGGRTPLCIAVRRPESPPRHYEAVNRCGGRIAQIL; encoded by the coding sequence ATGCTATATATAGGGACTCGTGcctccgaagggagaatccgtggtggagcttcaaaAGTGGGGATGGTCGGGCTGGTCACAGGAGCTGTCGAAGAGGTTCAAGtggaacctctccgtaatgatttccatcttaCAAGGAGAAGAGGTGGCTTCCAATCCCGAGaagtcggatgtgtcgaattCCTTCTCAGTCTGCGAAACCCTACCGGAGGACGtactccgctgtgcatcgcagttcgacgcccagagtcacctcctcgccactatgaggcggtaaaccgttgtggaggaagAATAGCACAGATATTATAA